One genomic region from Flagellimonas oceani encodes:
- a CDS encoding serine hydrolase, giving the protein MNNSSIGERLKYQRKIKGYSQEELADRTNVTVRTIQRIEKEEVSPHLNTIKLLAVALEIEVDDLVVLDDPKEEIVKKKWLLLIHATPFAGLILPLLNVLIPLFLWIHKREDNPIYNEHGIKVINFQITVLILAILSFVSLLIIEKWGFFIFISVVPICIGIMLFNIVYVVQKNKCYYPFSIPFIRLKKNKTFLLMVLMGITLLDSCTAQKPETIERLDGSEITKDSVTAKIEQLMRDAKIYGAAISVFNDNQPVYQKVFGYKNYPNRIPLTDSTNIYGASFSKAVFGVLVMKLVEKGVIDLDTPLESYLPQKIHEYEPQTRWHDDFSSLREDSLYTNITARMCLTHTTGFKNYRWFEEDHKLRTHWEPGTKFGYSGEGFIYLQVVLEKLTGKGLEQLAKEHIFNPLGMNDSAYEWKTKFDMDFALGHNENAQVLKKDKDNEPRGGGTLETTAEDYTKFLTAVLNQKLISKESYEEIFSPHIRIRTEKQFYEGEGKTTDKYDNINLGYGLGWGYFETPYGKAVFKEGHGSGFVHHSVLFPETGKGIMVMTNFENGNGIFKELLEVILMDNYTPWEWENYIPYDKK; this is encoded by the coding sequence ATGAACAATTCATCAATCGGGGAACGATTAAAATATCAGAGGAAAATTAAAGGTTATTCCCAAGAAGAACTGGCCGACCGAACCAATGTAACGGTGAGGACCATCCAGCGTATTGAAAAGGAAGAGGTCTCCCCTCACCTAAACACTATCAAACTTTTGGCAGTGGCCTTGGAAATAGAAGTGGACGATCTTGTTGTTTTGGACGACCCAAAAGAAGAAATCGTAAAGAAGAAATGGTTATTGTTGATACATGCAACACCCTTTGCCGGGTTAATTTTGCCATTATTAAATGTACTGATTCCACTTTTTCTGTGGATTCACAAGCGGGAAGACAACCCAATATATAACGAGCATGGCATCAAGGTCATCAATTTTCAGATTACTGTACTGATCTTGGCCATTTTATCCTTTGTAAGCTTGCTGATTATTGAAAAGTGGGGGTTTTTTATTTTTATTTCAGTGGTGCCGATTTGTATTGGAATAATGTTGTTCAACATCGTGTATGTAGTACAAAAAAATAAATGTTACTATCCGTTCTCCATTCCATTTATCCGGTTGAAGAAGAACAAGACCTTTCTTTTAATGGTTTTAATGGGCATAACGCTTTTGGACAGTTGTACTGCTCAAAAACCAGAAACCATTGAGCGTTTGGATGGTTCCGAGATAACAAAGGATTCTGTTACCGCCAAAATTGAACAGTTGATGAGGGATGCCAAAATATACGGTGCTGCTATATCAGTTTTTAACGATAACCAGCCTGTTTATCAAAAAGTTTTTGGCTATAAAAATTATCCTAACCGTATTCCTTTGACCGATTCCACCAACATTTATGGAGCTTCCTTTAGCAAAGCGGTATTTGGTGTTTTGGTGATGAAGCTGGTCGAAAAAGGTGTGATAGATTTGGATACACCTCTCGAATCCTATTTACCACAAAAAATACATGAGTACGAACCCCAGACGCGTTGGCACGATGATTTTTCTAGTTTGAGGGAGGATTCGCTGTACACCAATATAACTGCCAGAATGTGCCTAACCCACACCACGGGTTTTAAAAATTACAGATGGTTTGAGGAAGATCATAAACTACGTACGCATTGGGAACCCGGCACTAAATTCGGGTATAGTGGCGAAGGCTTTATTTATTTACAAGTAGTGCTCGAAAAATTGACGGGGAAAGGGCTGGAACAATTGGCGAAAGAGCATATTTTTAACCCATTGGGCATGAACGACTCTGCCTATGAATGGAAAACCAAATTTGATATGGATTTTGCTTTGGGCCACAATGAAAATGCCCAAGTGCTTAAAAAGGACAAGGACAATGAGCCCCGTGGTGGCGGTACATTGGAGACCACAGCGGAAGACTATACCAAATTCTTGACGGCAGTGCTCAATCAAAAATTGATCAGTAAGGAATCCTACGAAGAAATTTTCAGTCCACATATTCGTATCAGAACCGAAAAGCAGTTTTATGAAGGTGAAGGCAAAACCACGGACAAATATGACAATATCAATCTGGGGTACGGACTAGGTTGGGGTTATTTTGAAACACCTTATGGCAAGGCAGTATTTAAGGAGGGCCATGGTAGTGGATTTGTCCACCACTCTGTTTTGTTCCCTGAGACCGGAAAAGGCATTATGGTCATGACCAATTTTGAAAATGGCAATGGTATTTTTAAAGAGTTATTGGAAGTAATCTTGATGGACAATTATACACCATGGGAATGGGAAAATTATATTCCGTACGATAAAAAATAA
- a CDS encoding FKBP-type peptidyl-prolyl cis-trans isomerase, with protein MSKVKENDTVKVHYTGKLTNGQVFDSSLEREPMEVALGQGQLIPGFEKGLIDMEVNEKKTITIDKEEAYGEVNDALFQKISKTQLPEDLKPEVGMGLVGSNAQGQEQQFRVAKVEEEDIIIDANHPLAGHDLVFDLEVVEIL; from the coding sequence ATGAGTAAAGTAAAAGAGAATGACACTGTAAAGGTGCACTACACAGGTAAATTGACCAATGGACAGGTTTTTGACAGTTCACTGGAACGCGAACCTATGGAAGTTGCATTGGGACAGGGTCAACTTATACCAGGTTTTGAAAAAGGGCTTATCGATATGGAGGTCAACGAAAAGAAAACCATCACTATAGACAAGGAAGAGGCGTATGGAGAGGTAAACGACGCACTTTTTCAGAAAATCTCAAAAACACAATTGCCCGAAGACCTTAAGCCAGAGGTGGGCATGGGCTTGGTAGGCTCCAATGCACAAGGACAAGAGCAGCAGTTTAGAGTGGCCAAGGTAGAAGAAGAAGATATTATCATAGATGCCAACCACCCGTTGGCCGGCCACGATTTGGTATTTGACCTTGAAGTGGTCGAGATACTTTAA
- a CDS encoding leishmanolysin-related zinc metalloendopeptidase, with product MITRNLTKSFRYSLSFTAAAGMLIFSSCSNDAGMDEDINSIQKSEPTLVTLAARTGEPIILDDLITTDISTARATGAAGTDNGRFNISLKFLLPPTERQQEVFDQAAARWERIIIKDVPSITGTIPSAFTGFPPAVDGTLDDIVIEVALAPIDGPGGVLGQAGPNFVRTSDFLPISGVMYFDVEDLDFLESLDLFEDVIVHEMGHVLGIGTLWNTADFGFDRTLMLGGETTPYFAGHKANVFWNAEGGTGELPIESLYGPGTAFGHWQESTLNNELMTGFLNLGENPLSRITAGSMKDLGYGAASVGEQYDLPRGTPGVDLSTLEEGDTSEGLNIASKEILLMPVGFVNTDKK from the coding sequence ATGATTACGAGAAACCTCACAAAATCTTTCCGTTATTCTTTATCATTTACAGCAGCCGCGGGAATGCTGATTTTTTCCTCTTGCTCCAACGATGCTGGTATGGACGAAGATATAAACTCTATCCAAAAGTCCGAACCTACATTGGTAACGCTTGCAGCACGCACAGGAGAGCCCATTATTTTGGATGATCTGATCACTACGGACATTTCAACCGCAAGGGCAACAGGCGCTGCAGGTACCGATAACGGACGCTTTAATATCAGCCTAAAGTTTTTGTTGCCGCCCACCGAACGTCAGCAAGAAGTATTTGATCAAGCTGCAGCCCGATGGGAGCGAATCATTATAAAGGACGTTCCATCCATAACAGGAACCATTCCATCTGCATTTACAGGTTTTCCGCCTGCTGTGGATGGAACCTTGGACGATATAGTAATAGAAGTGGCATTGGCACCAATCGACGGTCCTGGCGGTGTCTTGGGGCAGGCTGGACCCAATTTTGTCCGAACAAGTGATTTCTTGCCAATTTCGGGCGTTATGTATTTTGATGTAGAGGATCTGGACTTTTTGGAAAGCTTGGATTTGTTCGAAGATGTGATTGTTCATGAAATGGGACACGTTTTGGGCATTGGAACACTTTGGAACACAGCTGATTTTGGATTTGACAGAACCTTGATGCTAGGTGGCGAGACCACCCCATATTTTGCAGGTCACAAGGCAAACGTATTCTGGAATGCTGAGGGAGGAACAGGGGAACTGCCCATAGAAAGCCTTTATGGACCAGGAACGGCATTTGGCCACTGGCAAGAGTCCACCTTGAACAATGAATTGATGACCGGGTTCTTGAACTTGGGTGAAAATCCATTGAGCAGGATCACGGCCGGCTCCATGAAAGACCTAGGCTATGGTGCGGCAAGCGTAGGGGAGCAGTACGACCTACCACGAGGAACACCGGGTGTTGATTTAAGCACCTTAGAGGAAGGCGATACATCTGAAGGACTCAACATTGCTTCCAAAGAAATACTTTTAATGCCAGTAGGTTTTGTGAATACAGACAAGAAATAA
- a CDS encoding MORN repeat-containing protein: protein MKIKKYAPFILLAVFALATLFFVTKSVQLENDLAQVKEENKAISDKINAYEQLNKIDSLLLQEDYDGAIASYSASMKSSEENNMVIPLRIALAEKLKGSRTNINPVPDSVISEKDTMAMSNWSEEMAVRKYDSINFSLEKTKVQLARLKKQLQQKSFGEYITFKSKKGNQMHYIGQVKDGKAHGFGVALLETGSRYEGEWANNQRHGEGTFYWADGEYYVGSYKDDKRNGYGTYYWPNGEKYTGEWKNDKRSGTGKFYDADGGVVAGGEWNDDKLVEVNEK from the coding sequence ATGAAAATAAAAAAATACGCTCCCTTTATACTTTTGGCCGTTTTTGCTTTGGCCACGTTGTTCTTTGTTACAAAATCCGTTCAGCTGGAAAACGACCTTGCACAGGTCAAAGAAGAAAACAAGGCTATCTCGGATAAAATTAATGCTTATGAGCAATTGAACAAGATAGATTCGCTGTTGCTCCAAGAAGATTATGATGGGGCAATCGCATCGTACAGTGCCTCGATGAAATCAAGTGAGGAAAACAACATGGTAATCCCTTTGCGCATCGCACTGGCCGAAAAACTGAAGGGCAGCCGCACGAATATCAATCCAGTCCCAGATAGCGTAATTTCAGAAAAGGATACAATGGCCATGTCAAATTGGTCCGAAGAAATGGCCGTAAGAAAATACGATTCCATCAATTTTTCGTTGGAAAAGACAAAAGTGCAGCTGGCCCGTCTAAAAAAGCAGCTTCAGCAAAAATCCTTCGGGGAATACATTACCTTCAAAAGTAAGAAAGGCAACCAAATGCACTATATCGGTCAGGTTAAAGATGGCAAGGCCCATGGTTTTGGCGTTGCACTTTTGGAGACCGGAAGCCGATACGAAGGGGAATGGGCCAATAACCAACGCCATGGAGAGGGCACTTTTTACTGGGCCGATGGCGAATACTACGTAGGAAGCTATAAAGATGACAAGCGAAATGGCTACGGAACATACTACTGGCCCAACGGGGAAAAGTACACAGGTGAGTGGAAAAACGATAAGCGAAGCGGCACCGGTAAGTTTTATGATGCCGATGGCGGAGTAGTGGCCGGAGGTGAGTGGAACGATGATAAACTGGTAGAGGTCAACGAGAAGTGA
- a CDS encoding DUF2490 domain-containing protein, protein MRNSKNSFLAVVVLLFGCTVFAQESEPEVLPETSQYKDPKTKVWFNTYGNIRIGKRFFWDAQTHFRFEETESTPFMGQIGQIYNRHAIGYIFDKKSNFRLGGVVRINFNTDEDSDGRNVVPEWRIWHQYQFAMPFYTAMFYHRIRIEHRWSQGFAEDSDYIFRNRWRYMFRAKIPLNNTKLSPKTIYVAPEAELIMQSGKEVVASPMEDLRLTTTIGYIVTPRLTFAAGVLYNQGQERYNGGYYQQGWTLRFHMYYSPDFRRVKNKLPDVHLTD, encoded by the coding sequence ATGAGGAACAGTAAAAATAGCTTTTTGGCGGTTGTTGTTCTGCTTTTTGGATGTACGGTGTTTGCTCAAGAATCGGAACCGGAAGTGCTTCCGGAAACATCACAATATAAAGACCCCAAAACCAAGGTCTGGTTCAATACCTACGGGAATATTCGGATCGGCAAGCGTTTCTTTTGGGACGCACAAACACATTTTAGGTTCGAAGAAACAGAGAGCACGCCGTTCATGGGACAAATCGGTCAAATCTATAACCGGCATGCCATTGGTTATATTTTCGACAAAAAATCCAACTTTAGATTGGGTGGAGTGGTGCGTATCAATTTTAACACCGATGAGGATTCCGATGGCAGAAATGTGGTGCCCGAATGGCGTATATGGCATCAATACCAATTTGCCATGCCTTTTTACACGGCCATGTTTTATCACCGTATCCGAATAGAGCACCGTTGGAGCCAAGGGTTTGCCGAGGATAGCGATTATATTTTTAGAAACCGTTGGCGATATATGTTCCGGGCAAAAATCCCATTGAACAATACTAAGTTGAGCCCCAAGACCATTTATGTTGCACCTGAAGCGGAATTGATCATGCAGAGCGGCAAGGAAGTGGTGGCGAGCCCCATGGAAGACCTTCGTTTAACGACCACTATTGGATATATTGTCACCCCTAGGCTCACGTTTGCCGCAGGAGTTTTGTACAACCAAGGACAAGAAAGGTACAACGGGGGATACTATCAACAAGGATGGACATTGCGTTTCCACATGTATTATTCACCCGACTTTAGAAGGGTTAAAAATAAACTTCCCGACGTCCATTTGACCGATTGA
- a CDS encoding leucine-rich repeat domain-containing protein, which produces MKNLIYLLTLFTILISCSESEGPTPPNTPETPEAIEQGAQSFSIGNKEITAKNPSGLTAKEYIPAYVFVSVETENGNKIFDRQRLTVIANDDDYVTEEIMLDPGTYTLTEFIVVDSDDLVISLVPKATSALSQFTGTSLPFDFTVQEADSKNTTIENIDAAGYSWVAFGYEEDDLVFPDAESFFMLTVDDTEHLTTKTIEIKSLTGSTYRIDWGDGTEDEYVSTLSGMDINNALSHDYEEQGVYEIKIFGAVEVIEYLSFNNSDQEQNLQTNITSAEIDKLILLKTCEFYAGALTSLDTSNNSALEKLSVGYNQITNLNLSNNVNLKTLWARHNQLTQIDVSENADLESLSISGNQISTLDISNNAMLKSLLASENNFTSFDFTNNSALESIDLSDNSLTNIDVSQNLNLRQIRVGRNNLTGVDLSNNSELGSLELYGNQITAIDLTANIKLRELYMENNLLTDLDLSKNVELITLDIENNNFSQIDITQNPNIFVLEVGGNQFLAPELDQMISFIYDQAVLNSTTLGYIDFKNNPGTDSIDQTTIAKINELALDYQWTFNNN; this is translated from the coding sequence ATGAAAAACCTAATTTATCTGTTAACGCTGTTCACTATCCTTATCTCATGTTCTGAAAGTGAAGGTCCAACACCGCCCAACACCCCGGAAACACCTGAAGCCATAGAACAAGGCGCCCAATCTTTTAGTATTGGCAACAAAGAAATTACCGCTAAAAATCCATCAGGGCTTACGGCCAAAGAATATATACCAGCCTATGTTTTTGTAAGTGTGGAAACTGAAAACGGCAATAAAATATTTGATAGGCAACGACTTACCGTTATTGCCAACGATGATGATTATGTGACCGAAGAAATAATGCTCGATCCCGGAACATACACATTAACCGAATTTATAGTGGTCGATTCCGATGATTTGGTCATTTCCTTGGTGCCAAAGGCAACTTCGGCATTATCACAATTTACAGGAACTTCGCTCCCTTTCGATTTTACAGTTCAAGAAGCGGATTCAAAAAACACGACCATTGAAAACATTGATGCCGCCGGTTACTCCTGGGTAGCATTTGGATATGAGGAAGATGACCTTGTTTTTCCCGATGCAGAAAGTTTTTTTATGCTCACGGTGGACGATACGGAGCATTTGACCACCAAAACTATCGAGATAAAATCATTGACAGGTTCAACCTACCGAATTGACTGGGGCGATGGTACAGAAGATGAATATGTGTCCACCTTAAGTGGTATGGATATAAACAATGCGCTGTCCCACGATTATGAAGAGCAGGGTGTTTATGAAATAAAGATTTTTGGAGCTGTTGAGGTCATAGAATATTTAAGTTTCAACAACAGTGATCAAGAACAAAACCTTCAAACCAATATTACATCCGCAGAAATCGACAAATTGATTTTACTGAAAACATGTGAATTTTATGCAGGAGCACTGACATCTTTGGACACTTCCAATAATAGTGCGTTGGAAAAATTGAGTGTCGGGTATAATCAAATAACAAATTTGAATCTTTCCAACAACGTGAATTTAAAAACGCTTTGGGCGAGACATAACCAGTTGACCCAGATAGATGTCTCTGAAAATGCCGATCTAGAGTCCTTATCAATATCCGGAAATCAAATCTCAACTTTGGATATCTCAAACAACGCTATGTTAAAATCACTTCTTGCGAGCGAAAATAATTTTACAAGTTTTGATTTCACCAATAATTCTGCTCTTGAGTCAATTGATTTAAGTGATAACTCATTGACAAACATCGATGTTTCGCAAAATTTAAACTTAAGGCAGATCAGAGTGGGCAGAAATAACCTTACAGGGGTTGACCTGTCCAATAATTCCGAATTGGGAAGTCTAGAATTGTATGGAAATCAAATAACTGCGATTGATTTGACGGCTAACATAAAGCTAAGGGAGCTTTACATGGAGAACAATTTGTTGACTGATTTGGACTTATCAAAAAATGTGGAATTGATAACTTTAGATATTGAGAATAACAATTTCAGCCAAATCGATATTACACAGAACCCCAATATTTTTGTTCTTGAAGTTGGCGGCAATCAGTTTCTGGCACCAGAGCTGGACCAAATGATTTCTTTCATTTACGATCAGGCAGTTCTTAATTCAACTACTTTAGGGTATATTGACTTTAAAAACAATCCCGGAACAGATTCAATTGATCAGACTACAATTGCCAAAATCAATGAATTGGCATTGGACTATCAATGGACGTTCAACAATAATTGA